The following proteins are encoded in a genomic region of Bacillus sp. BGMRC 2118:
- a CDS encoding class I SAM-dependent methyltransferase: MSYSYTDLLAILGIGGAHPGGLGLTRAIFEELPISRETNILEVGCGTGQTTAYISSNYPCHLHAIEAHSTMIEKATARLKQLNLPVTLVNGNAETIPYDSHNFDIVLSESVTVFTNIEKTIPEYFRVLKKGGSLILIEMTEILPLSEQEKEELIQFYGFTYIVSEKQWEETFRKAGFGEIETIQISEDQMINSENDYSEFNMSEHIEPELFNMLDVHEALTTKYKEKLGFRVFICKKT; this comes from the coding sequence ATGTCATATTCATATACTGATTTATTAGCAATACTAGGTATCGGTGGTGCACATCCAGGAGGTTTAGGGTTAACACGTGCTATTTTTGAGGAGCTTCCAATTAGTAGGGAGACCAATATTTTGGAGGTAGGTTGTGGTACTGGGCAGACTACTGCATATATTTCCTCGAACTATCCATGTCATTTACATGCTATAGAAGCACATTCAACGATGATTGAAAAAGCAACAGCGAGGCTTAAGCAGCTAAATCTCCCGGTTACCCTTGTAAATGGCAATGCTGAAACAATCCCTTATGATTCACACAACTTTGACATCGTATTGTCAGAGTCCGTAACTGTTTTCACTAATATAGAAAAGACGATACCGGAATATTTCCGTGTATTAAAAAAAGGTGGTTCCTTAATACTCATTGAAATGACGGAGATTCTTCCACTGAGTGAACAAGAAAAAGAGGAGTTAATTCAATTTTATGGCTTTACGTATATAGTAAGTGAGAAACAATGGGAGGAAACATTTAGAAAAGCTGGCTTTGGAGAGATTGAAACAATACAGATTTCAGAAGACCAAATGATTAACTCGGAAAATGACTATTCAGAGTTCAATATGAGTGAACACATTGAACCAGAACTATTCAATATGTTGGACGTACATGAGGCTTTAACAACCAAATATAAAGAGAAATTAGGTTTTCGTGTATTTATTTGTAAAAAGACCTAA
- a CDS encoding YjcZ family sporulation protein — MSGGYSGGFALIVVLFILLIIVGASYVGY; from the coding sequence ATGAGCGGAGGTTATTCTGGTGGATTTGCGTTAATCGTTGTGTTGTTCATCCTATTAATCATTGTAGGAGCTTCATATGTTGGATACTAA
- a CDS encoding YjcZ family sporulation protein, producing MHYGQCGYPSYGYTAPVQGGGNGFVLIVVLFILLIIVGAAWC from the coding sequence ATGCACTACGGACAATGCGGATACCCAAGTTATGGCTACACAGCACCAGTACAAGGAGGAGGTAATGGATTTGTACTAATTGTAGTACTATTCATTCTACTCATCATCGTTGGAGCAGCATGGTGTTAG
- a CDS encoding peptidase E has protein sequence MESSIKRQIFAMGGGGFSMEPDNPLLDRYILSLLNKEKPRICFVPTASGDAEGYIKRFYQFFEKEKCEPFHLSVYALPNENLENYVLGMDIIYVGGGNTKNLLALWREWGIDKILKKAYQEGVILTGLSAGSICWFEEGLTDSYPGSLRELSCLGILEGSNAPHYDGEAERRPTYHELMLKDKIKEGLGVDDGAGIHFINENIVKVVSSRPNARAYEVKKNGNLITETPLLTEYLGKQ, from the coding sequence ATGGAGAGTAGTATAAAGAGGCAGATATTTGCTATGGGTGGTGGAGGGTTTTCTATGGAGCCGGATAACCCATTGTTAGATCGATATATTTTGAGTCTACTTAATAAAGAGAAGCCAAGAATATGTTTCGTTCCGACAGCCAGTGGGGATGCAGAAGGATACATAAAAAGGTTTTATCAGTTTTTTGAAAAAGAAAAATGCGAACCGTTTCATTTATCTGTTTATGCATTACCTAATGAAAATCTAGAAAACTATGTGTTAGGTATGGATATAATTTATGTTGGTGGAGGAAATACCAAAAATCTTCTTGCTTTATGGAGAGAATGGGGAATTGATAAAATTCTAAAAAAGGCTTATCAAGAAGGTGTCATATTAACTGGTCTAAGTGCTGGTTCAATCTGCTGGTTTGAGGAAGGTTTAACAGATTCCTATCCAGGTAGCTTGAGAGAATTGAGTTGTTTAGGTATTCTCGAGGGAAGTAATGCTCCTCATTATGATGGGGAAGCAGAGCGACGTCCAACGTATCATGAGTTAATGTTGAAGGATAAGATAAAAGAAGGTCTTGGTGTAGACGACGGTGCAGGAATTCATTTTATCAATGAAAACATTGTTAAAGTAGTAAGTTCCAGGCCAAACGCAAGAGCATATGAAGTAAAGAAAAATGGAAATCTTATTACTGAAACGCCACTACTGACAGAGTATTTAGGCAAGCAATAA
- a CDS encoding helix-turn-helix transcriptional regulator codes for MEQLNYYEVTTFEQAKVLSNDLRMKILSLFHDDKSRTAKQIADQLEMSASKIHYHVRELVKVGLLVLTETKENAGIVEKYYLPIAKDIRIRLSQIEGEGIHLLHEQSQIINNTLKEYKTCFLKAFEHAHNDPSNSKPLFFQMSKYMSVEEKSELYSELKELSEKWNNRLSSTSKDPHRKEHGLLLSLYEVIE; via the coding sequence GTGGAACAGCTTAACTATTATGAGGTAACAACGTTCGAACAAGCAAAAGTACTTTCTAATGATTTAAGAATGAAAATACTAAGCTTGTTCCATGATGATAAATCGAGAACAGCAAAGCAAATAGCCGATCAACTTGAGATGTCTGCCTCAAAGATTCATTACCATGTACGAGAGCTAGTGAAGGTTGGTTTACTCGTGTTAACCGAAACGAAAGAGAACGCAGGTATTGTAGAAAAATATTATTTACCCATTGCAAAAGATATTAGGATTCGACTATCGCAAATTGAGGGAGAGGGGATTCATTTACTACATGAGCAAAGTCAAATTATTAATAATACGTTAAAAGAATATAAAACATGCTTCTTAAAAGCATTTGAGCATGCTCACAATGATCCAAGTAACTCAAAACCACTGTTCTTTCAAATGAGTAAATATATGTCAGTTGAAGAGAAAAGTGAGTTATATAGTGAGCTGAAGGAATTGAGTGAGAAATGGAATAATCGTCTTTCCAGTACAAGTAAGGATCCACATAGAAAGGAACACGGTTTACTTTTATCTTTATATGAAGTGATAGAGTAG
- a CDS encoding MFS transporter, producing the protein MTNQSFRTFSVLWFGQLASVIGSGLTGFALGVWVFQETGSVTLFSFIIMAAVVPGVLAAPFAGYVVDKWKRKYIMIIADVIAGLSTMLILLLLMLDALEVWHIFLTSAIASFSSSFQLPAYQSTVALLVPKKQLGRANGMVQMADSLSMLIAPIAAGLLMGIIGLEGIIVIDLVTFCIAVGTLAVVKFPELKKETEAVKTKFVQEALKGWTYIKERPALVGLLFYFAFVNFLLGYLNVLIQPLILMISDEKSLGMVISISGGGMLLGGVILSVWGGMKDKMKQFLLFGILSAIGLSIMGLSSSIVLITSGMFITLALIPFGNAAVQEIWQRKVHATVQGRVFALRRMVGLSLSPIAYLTAGPVTEKIFNPLMSTDGFLADSVGVIIGVGEHRGIGLLFLTLGILWVITGLVYYAHPRIRHLDRELLDAIDEEAVEVSTTSLLEKKAVTVEG; encoded by the coding sequence ATGACAAATCAGAGTTTTAGAACATTTTCTGTTTTGTGGTTTGGTCAATTGGCATCTGTAATTGGGTCAGGATTAACTGGATTTGCATTAGGAGTGTGGGTATTTCAGGAAACTGGTTCTGTAACGTTATTTTCTTTTATTATAATGGCTGCTGTTGTACCAGGAGTACTGGCAGCTCCTTTTGCAGGCTATGTTGTCGACAAGTGGAAACGAAAGTATATTATGATTATTGCAGATGTGATTGCAGGGCTAAGCACGATGCTTATCCTACTTCTATTAATGCTTGATGCATTAGAAGTCTGGCATATCTTTTTAACTTCTGCAATTGCTTCCTTTAGTAGCTCGTTTCAATTACCAGCTTATCAGTCAACCGTTGCATTATTGGTTCCGAAGAAGCAATTAGGTAGAGCAAACGGTATGGTTCAGATGGCAGATTCCCTATCTATGCTGATTGCACCTATAGCCGCAGGTTTATTAATGGGGATTATAGGCTTAGAAGGTATTATAGTCATTGATTTAGTTACATTTTGTATAGCTGTTGGTACATTAGCAGTTGTGAAGTTTCCAGAGTTAAAAAAAGAAACGGAAGCAGTCAAAACAAAATTCGTTCAAGAAGCATTAAAGGGATGGACTTATATAAAAGAACGTCCTGCTCTTGTAGGATTATTGTTTTATTTTGCATTCGTCAATTTCCTATTAGGTTACTTGAATGTGTTAATTCAACCCCTAATCTTAATGATAAGTGATGAAAAATCACTAGGAATGGTTATTTCAATTAGTGGTGGAGGCATGCTGTTAGGTGGAGTGATTCTAAGTGTCTGGGGTGGCATGAAGGATAAAATGAAGCAATTCTTATTATTTGGAATATTAAGTGCTATAGGACTGAGTATTATGGGCTTATCATCATCGATTGTTCTCATTACATCAGGAATGTTCATCACACTTGCACTCATTCCATTTGGAAATGCAGCCGTACAGGAAATATGGCAGCGAAAAGTTCATGCTACGGTACAAGGAAGAGTATTTGCACTAAGAAGAATGGTAGGATTATCACTATCTCCAATTGCCTACCTGACAGCAGGACCGGTAACAGAAAAGATCTTTAATCCATTAATGAGTACAGATGGTTTTCTGGCTGATAGCGTTGGTGTCATTATTGGAGTAGGAGAGCACAGAGGAATCGGCCTACTTTTTCTTACACTTGGAATACTCTGGGTAATAACAGGGCTTGTTTATTACGCTCATCCACGAATCAGACACCTGGACCGAGAACTACTAGACGCAATTGATGAAGAAGCAGTAGAAGTTTCAACAACCTCATTACTAGAGAAAAAGGCTGTAACCGTAGAAGGATAA